The following proteins are co-located in the Patescibacteria group bacterium genome:
- the uppS gene encoding polyprenyl diphosphate synthase yields MKKILKYILYLIYEKRLAKRLLVGPAPKHLGVILDGNRRYAKTLGLPVTEGHKYGARKVKELFSWCIEFKIPVVTVWGFSTQNFSRDPGEIKVLMDLIVEQANAMRVDEDFKKNDIRVKVIGRVDQMPVDVREALAKLEASTADRKGMLVQLALGYGGREEIVDAAKAYLSTAEKSGKSLHDAICGLTEESLSTHLYSGDVPDPDFIIRTSGEVRLSGFLLWQAAYSEYYFLDVNWPAFRRIDFLRALRSFQARQRRFGK; encoded by the coding sequence ATGAAAAAAATTCTCAAATATATCTTGTATCTTATTTACGAAAAGCGTCTCGCCAAGAGATTGCTCGTTGGTCCTGCGCCAAAGCATCTTGGCGTGATTCTCGACGGCAACCGCCGGTACGCGAAGACACTTGGTCTGCCCGTTACGGAAGGACATAAGTATGGCGCCAGGAAGGTGAAAGAACTTTTTTCTTGGTGTATTGAATTTAAAATTCCAGTAGTGACTGTTTGGGGTTTTAGCACACAGAATTTTTCTAGGGATCCCGGAGAAATCAAGGTGCTCATGGATCTAATTGTCGAGCAGGCCAATGCCATGCGCGTGGACGAAGATTTTAAAAAGAACGACATCCGCGTAAAAGTTATTGGCCGAGTCGACCAAATGCCAGTTGACGTCCGCGAAGCACTCGCCAAACTTGAAGCGTCGACTGCAGACCGAAAAGGCATGCTCGTCCAGCTCGCGCTCGGTTACGGTGGCCGTGAAGAAATCGTCGACGCCGCGAAAGCCTATTTGTCGACAGCCGAGAAGTCGGGGAAGTCGCTTCATGACGCTATCTGTGGACTAACCGAGGAATCACTCTCGACGCATCTCTATTCCGGCGATGTTCCTGACCCCGATTTCATTATTCGTACTTCCGGTGAGGTTCGGTTATCCGGTTTCCTGCTCTGGCAGGCAGCCTATAGCGAATACTACTTCCTGGACGTAAACTGGCCAGCCTTTAGACGAATCGACTTTTTGCGTGCATTACGATCGTTCCAGGCGAGACAGAGACGGTTTGGAAAATAG
- the murJ gene encoding murein biosynthesis integral membrane protein MurJ, which translates to MIRKLFSASSTVASAAFIVGAMSLLSRIAGLVRDRVLIGAFNGQSGNVLDVYYQSFRLPDLFFQLLVVGAVSASFIPVFTRAWAGDDKTRAWKYANNVLHAVVLLFAVISAVAILGAPALAPLLAPGFTVEKQMAVAEMTRIIFLGQLFFAASIVFGSILQGTKRFFLPAFAPIVYNAGIILGALFIVPVVGPIGLAWGVVLGSCLHMLVQLIGAISVGYRYQPYLHLKDPDFLLTAKQTLPRVLGLAVNQIEFLLMSILATYIAAGAVRDLNLAYTLNFVPIGIVAVSYAIAAYPTFCERAAAKDLAGLRATFSLTMRQVMFFMIPATVLFLLLRAQIVRVVYGADGLDWPATISIADTLAIFALSFFAQAANFILVRVYYALEDTMTPFIFALLGGLLAVGTAVPLSQAYGTFGLAIAFSGSAMIQAAFLWVFLHHKIGGLDEKKILYSVFVFSLAGILSAFATQGAKYGVVKYITLDTFANVFLQFSVASVVGLGVYLLAAYFFKSPELRSITAGLQKKFLKAAQPAEVGDVTSAGT; encoded by the coding sequence ATGATCCGGAAATTGTTTAGTGCCTCATCTACCGTCGCTTCCGCAGCTTTTATTGTGGGAGCGATGTCGCTTTTATCACGGATCGCTGGCTTAGTCCGCGACCGGGTGCTTATTGGTGCGTTCAACGGACAATCCGGGAACGTCTTGGACGTTTATTACCAGTCGTTCCGCTTACCGGATTTATTTTTTCAATTACTGGTAGTTGGCGCTGTCTCAGCTAGTTTTATTCCGGTCTTCACTAGAGCCTGGGCGGGAGACGATAAGACTCGGGCCTGGAAGTACGCGAACAATGTTTTGCATGCCGTAGTTTTATTGTTCGCGGTTATTTCGGCTGTGGCTATCCTTGGCGCACCGGCTTTGGCTCCGCTCTTGGCTCCTGGGTTTACTGTAGAAAAACAGATGGCGGTGGCGGAGATGACGCGGATTATTTTCTTGGGTCAGTTATTCTTTGCCGCTTCAATTGTTTTTGGTTCGATTCTTCAAGGCACTAAACGATTCTTTTTGCCCGCCTTTGCGCCAATTGTCTATAACGCCGGTATTATCTTGGGTGCGCTGTTCATCGTCCCGGTGGTCGGTCCGATTGGTTTGGCTTGGGGCGTGGTCCTCGGTTCGTGTCTCCACATGCTGGTTCAGTTGATTGGGGCAATTTCTGTTGGCTATAGGTATCAGCCATATCTGCATCTTAAAGATCCGGACTTCCTATTAACCGCTAAACAGACTCTGCCTCGCGTGCTCGGTTTAGCAGTTAATCAGATCGAGTTTTTGCTCATGAGTATTCTCGCGACTTATATTGCAGCTGGAGCGGTGCGAGATCTGAACTTGGCGTACACCTTGAACTTTGTTCCGATTGGTATTGTCGCCGTTTCCTACGCTATCGCTGCCTATCCAACCTTTTGCGAGCGGGCTGCGGCCAAAGATTTGGCCGGTTTACGCGCTACGTTTTCGCTGACTATGCGTCAGGTAATGTTCTTCATGATCCCGGCGACTGTTTTGTTTTTGTTACTCCGTGCCCAGATTGTTCGCGTAGTTTATGGAGCTGACGGACTTGATTGGCCGGCGACTATTTCTATTGCTGATACGTTGGCGATCTTCGCGCTCAGTTTCTTTGCTCAGGCAGCCAACTTTATTCTGGTCCGAGTTTATTACGCCCTAGAGGACACCATGACGCCGTTTATTTTCGCCTTGCTTGGCGGTCTCTTAGCGGTTGGCACGGCTGTGCCGTTGTCACAGGCTTACGGCACTTTTGGTCTAGCTATTGCTTTTTCTGGCTCAGCCATGATTCAGGCCGCTTTTCTTTGGGTGTTTCTCCATCATAAAATTGGCGGACTGGATGAAAAGAAAATTTTGTACTCGGTCTTTGTATTTTCGTTGGCCGGCATCCTCTCAGCATTTGCGACTCAAGGAGCTAAGTACGGCGTGGTGAAATATATTACGCTTGATACTTTTGCTAACGTCTTTTTGCAGTTTTCAGTGGCGAGCGTAGTCGGTCTTGGTGTTTATCTCTTAGCTGCTTACTTTTTCAAGAGTCCCGAGCTACGCAGTATTACTGCCGGCCTACAAAAGAAATTCCTGAAGGCCGCCCAGCCGGCTGAAGTGGGAGACGTGACTTCAGCTGGTACATAG
- a CDS encoding glycosyltransferase, with the protein MPSFVVVIPTKNEEEYLPRLIESLKKQTLQPNEVVLADAGSTDQTTQIAEAAGMRAVEGGLPGPGRNAGAQATKSDLIFFIDADIVLPDPQFFAKAIADFEKRQLGVGTFDLQLVKGSWVEHLGHKIYNAYVRFWGGWNAHAMGGCILVRRSVHEAINGFDPTVLFCEDNHYGKRAHKIMPFGVINGVKIGVTNRRLARDGGLTIVVKYLLAELHIIFLGPIRTNWFKYEFGYKKGMGKGE; encoded by the coding sequence ATGCCATCATTCGTCGTCGTTATTCCAACCAAGAACGAGGAAGAGTATTTGCCACGGTTGATTGAGTCTTTGAAGAAACAGACTTTGCAACCTAACGAGGTCGTGCTCGCGGATGCTGGGTCAACTGACCAGACTACGCAGATTGCGGAGGCAGCGGGGATGCGGGCAGTTGAAGGCGGACTCCCGGGGCCGGGAAGGAATGCGGGCGCGCAGGCCACGAAGAGTGATCTTATCTTTTTTATCGACGCCGATATAGTTTTGCCTGATCCTCAGTTTTTTGCGAAAGCTATTGCGGATTTCGAAAAGCGACAGCTGGGCGTGGGTACATTCGACCTCCAACTCGTGAAAGGATCGTGGGTCGAGCATCTTGGCCATAAAATTTACAACGCCTACGTACGCTTCTGGGGCGGCTGGAATGCACACGCCATGGGCGGATGTATTTTAGTTCGTAGGAGCGTTCATGAAGCGATCAACGGGTTTGATCCAACCGTGTTATTCTGCGAGGATAACCATTACGGTAAACGAGCGCACAAGATTATGCCCTTTGGCGTGATTAACGGCGTAAAAATTGGCGTGACTAACCGCCGGCTGGCGCGAGATGGCGGTCTGACGATTGTTGTTAAATACTTGTTGGCTGAACTGCATATTATTTTTTTGGGGCCGATTAGAACCAATTGGTTTAAGTACGAATTTGGCTACAAGAAGGGAATGGGTAAGGGGGAGTAA
- a CDS encoding PKD domain-containing protein, which translates to MRYFLSLVVACLTLLPYSALAATPDLSIKASSIRFSQPTLYAGDHIRVYATIKNEGEVDTMAQVFFYQGPTLVGTSQVVSVVAGGNGDDVYVDFTVPQTAFNILARIQGQDPGDVVAANDEAMTSLYTPVIDGDRDGIADGIDNCLNAANADQLDTDHDGAGNACDSDDDNDGVSDTTEIANGTSPTNADTDGDGSPDGSDAFPLDPNRSTNPQPVVVAQAPTGGSSGSTGVSTPTAPVAPTKPAPVIASATDESPDPQVAGDADSLGGAEPVESSTPDNGGTDLALADASGASANESASESPTMLTLGDLKLSPEARFSFRQIDWRTYEFDAKPQGEVAGAFGWDFGDGSTSVNSKVTHTFPRAGDYKVTLAVATDDGKMFTDSQVISISFFHLGNPLVDLVLSLLLLLLLALTIYIYRLRRQSL; encoded by the coding sequence ATGCGATATTTTCTTTCGCTTGTCGTCGCGTGTCTGACGCTTTTGCCGTACTCGGCTTTAGCGGCTACGCCTGACCTTTCAATCAAAGCGTCCAGCATCCGTTTCTCGCAACCAACGCTGTACGCCGGTGATCATATCCGGGTTTACGCCACGATTAAGAATGAAGGCGAGGTAGACACCATGGCTCAGGTGTTCTTTTATCAAGGTCCAACCTTAGTCGGCACGAGCCAGGTGGTTTCGGTAGTGGCTGGAGGCAACGGGGATGATGTGTATGTGGACTTTACGGTTCCGCAAACTGCCTTCAATATTTTGGCGCGTATTCAAGGCCAAGATCCAGGCGACGTAGTGGCTGCTAATGATGAGGCCATGACGTCGCTCTATACGCCGGTAATTGACGGCGACCGCGATGGAATTGCTGACGGTATTGATAATTGTCTAAACGCCGCCAATGCTGATCAGCTTGATACTGACCATGACGGAGCGGGGAACGCCTGTGACAGCGATGACGATAATGATGGTGTCTCAGACACTACAGAAATCGCCAACGGCACTTCGCCCACTAATGCCGACACAGACGGTGATGGCTCGCCAGACGGCAGTGACGCCTTCCCGCTTGATCCGAATCGTTCTACTAACCCACAGCCAGTCGTGGTTGCGCAGGCACCAACTGGTGGTTCAAGTGGATCGACGGGGGTGTCGACCCCTACAGCGCCAGTAGCGCCGACAAAACCCGCACCGGTTATCGCAAGTGCGACAGATGAATCTCCAGATCCTCAGGTTGCCGGTGATGCCGATTCATTAGGTGGGGCAGAACCCGTAGAATCCAGCACGCCGGATAATGGAGGAACGGATCTCGCTCTTGCCGATGCATCGGGCGCCTCGGCTAACGAAAGCGCGAGCGAGTCACCGACCATGTTGACCCTAGGAGATTTGAAACTGTCGCCCGAGGCCCGTTTCAGCTTTCGGCAAATTGATTGGCGGACGTATGAATTTGATGCTAAACCACAAGGTGAAGTAGCGGGTGCTTTTGGGTGGGACTTCGGCGACGGTTCAACTAGTGTGAACAGTAAAGTTACGCACACTTTTCCTAGAGCAGGCGATTATAAAGTGACGCTTGCGGTCGCTACGGATGACGGGAAAATGTTCACGGATTCGCAGGTAATCAGTATTTCATTCTTCCATCTTGGTAATCCATTGGTTGATCTGGTATTGTCGCTTCTCCTCTTGCTATTGCTCGCGCTCACTATCTACATCTACCGGCTCCGCAGACAGTCTCTATGA
- the era gene encoding GTPase Era has protein sequence MKSGFVAIIGRSNVGKSTLLNALVGSKVAITTPKPQTTRQPIQGVITSPLGQAVLVDTPGIMQKAGDPLTKRLLQYAKDSLKEVDAILYVVDPTRAIGDEEKASFKLIEHSTQPKLLVINKIDDKDARRYIDYYRDLATKFDAYAEVSAKNGTDMDMVTRWIFAQLREGELMYPEFQVTNQSNESWLAEIIREKLFLRLREEVPYTTHVEVEEIDKRKDGTMYVKAVIYTTAERYKRMIIGAGGRGIKEIGQSTRRELEAVTNTKYFLDLTVDVNPDWLKKLT, from the coding sequence ATGAAATCTGGATTTGTCGCTATCATTGGCCGTTCTAACGTGGGTAAATCCACGCTTTTAAACGCGCTCGTCGGTTCTAAGGTGGCTATCACTACCCCAAAGCCGCAAACCACCCGCCAGCCTATTCAAGGCGTTATCACCTCGCCGCTCGGCCAGGCTGTACTTGTAGATACCCCGGGCATCATGCAGAAAGCCGGCGATCCGCTGACCAAACGTCTCTTGCAGTACGCCAAAGATTCGCTCAAAGAAGTTGACGCTATTCTTTACGTCGTTGATCCTACCCGCGCCATTGGCGACGAAGAAAAGGCTTCGTTCAAATTGATCGAACATTCCACACAGCCGAAACTTTTGGTCATTAACAAGATCGACGACAAAGACGCGCGTCGGTATATAGATTACTACAGAGACCTCGCCACCAAGTTTGACGCCTACGCGGAAGTTTCCGCGAAGAACGGCACAGACATGGACATGGTGACGCGCTGGATTTTTGCTCAGCTGCGCGAGGGCGAACTCATGTACCCGGAATTCCAAGTGACAAACCAGAGCAACGAATCATGGCTGGCTGAAATTATCCGCGAAAAATTGTTCTTGCGTCTGCGCGAAGAAGTTCCCTACACCACCCATGTGGAGGTTGAGGAGATCGATAAACGCAAGGACGGCACCATGTACGTCAAAGCTGTTATTTACACGACTGCCGAACGCTACAAACGCATGATCATCGGCGCCGGCGGCCGAGGTATCAAAGAAATCGGTCAGTCAACTCGCCGCGAACTTGAAGCCGTGACCAACACCAAATACTTCCTAGATCTGACAGTTGATGTCAACCCGGATTGGCTGAAAAAGCTTACCTAA
- a CDS encoding thioredoxin family protein — translation MALFEYYGDTCPHCITMKPLVEEVEKELGVQVEKLEVWNNEENLKKLEAVDNGRCGGVPFFYNSETDDFICGSANKERLLAWATGKK, via the coding sequence ATGGCTCTCTTTGAATACTACGGTGACACCTGTCCGCATTGCATCACCATGAAGCCGCTTGTGGAAGAAGTAGAAAAAGAACTCGGCGTACAAGTTGAGAAGCTCGAAGTTTGGAACAATGAAGAAAATCTAAAAAAGCTAGAAGCGGTAGATAATGGTCGCTGTGGGGGAGTGCCGTTCTTCTATAACAGCGAGACTGATGATTTTATTTGTGGTTCGGCCAATAAAGAAAGACTGCTAGCCTGGGCGACTGGTAAGAAATAA
- a CDS encoding TrmH family RNA methyltransferase, translating into MIVIAHNIRSLHNIGSIFRNAAAFGVEKLYLTGFTEKPPRKEIAKVALGAEQLVAWESGDIIEVIASLKKNGYRVLGLETGGEAIESLESSKIALVLGNEVEGIDAETQGLLNGLVTIPMAKKQSLNVSVASGVAMYIISRL; encoded by the coding sequence GTGATCGTGATTGCCCACAATATTCGTTCGCTCCATAACATCGGCTCTATTTTTCGGAATGCGGCGGCTTTTGGGGTTGAGAAACTTTATTTAACGGGGTTTACGGAGAAGCCACCAAGAAAAGAAATCGCCAAAGTAGCACTCGGCGCAGAACAGCTCGTCGCTTGGGAATCGGGCGATATTATTGAGGTCATTGCTTCGCTCAAGAAAAACGGCTATCGTGTCCTCGGTTTAGAGACGGGCGGAGAAGCTATTGAATCGCTCGAATCCAGCAAGATTGCTCTCGTCCTCGGCAACGAGGTAGAGGGAATCGACGCTGAGACTCAAGGACTCCTCAACGGACTCGTTACGATCCCAATGGCCAAGAAACAATCATTAAACGTTTCTGTCGCCTCCGGTGTCGCTATGTACATCATTTCGCGCTTGTAG
- a CDS encoding MBL fold metallo-hydrolase, with product MRLSFHGATEEVTGSCFLLESGEARILIDCGMKQGERMCVMRSIDPFSFDVTKLTAVLVTHAHFDHTGRLPELTKLGYQGPIYMTAPTKALTDIILEDSLKIMGENAKRCGDPVPYEKADKDKAMLQIAGVNYHTAFEPAPGISVMFHDAGHILGSSFISVECEGKKVVFSGDIGNDDTPILGETEMLHSANYVVCEATYGDRDHEPTRMRAGHLKDFVKKVIGRHGTLIVPAFSVERTQELLYELDQLITNGEIPKVPIYLDSPLAIRATEIYRHYKDYLLLDHPAIAGHDFFAFPGLHETLHTDASKAINEDHRPKIIIAGNGMMTGGRVLHHLIRYLPDPKSGLLVVGFQAPGTLGRRIQERVPTVKIFGEEITVQAEVGNIESFSAHGDRAKLARWLHAKAGHIEKVFLVHGEMHTKEEFKKYLGQTMSAEILIPRLNEVFEL from the coding sequence ATGCGCTTGTCATTTCACGGGGCGACCGAAGAAGTGACGGGCTCATGTTTTTTATTGGAGTCTGGTGAGGCTAGGATTTTGATCGACTGCGGCATGAAGCAGGGGGAGCGTATGTGCGTGATGCGCAGTATTGACCCGTTTAGTTTTGACGTGACCAAGCTGACCGCGGTCCTGGTGACTCATGCACACTTTGACCATACTGGCCGATTACCAGAGTTGACCAAGCTCGGTTATCAGGGACCGATCTACATGACGGCGCCAACTAAAGCGTTGACGGATATTATTCTGGAGGATTCGCTCAAGATCATGGGCGAAAATGCTAAAAGATGTGGTGATCCAGTGCCGTACGAGAAAGCAGATAAGGATAAGGCGATGTTACAAATAGCGGGTGTAAATTATCACACGGCCTTTGAACCGGCGCCTGGAATATCCGTTATGTTCCATGACGCTGGACATATCCTTGGTTCGTCTTTTATTTCGGTCGAGTGTGAAGGAAAGAAGGTAGTATTCTCGGGAGATATCGGCAACGATGACACGCCAATTTTGGGCGAAACGGAAATGCTCCACTCGGCGAATTATGTTGTGTGCGAGGCCACGTACGGCGACCGCGACCATGAACCGACGCGGATGCGGGCGGGACATTTGAAGGACTTTGTAAAAAAAGTTATTGGCCGGCATGGAACGCTGATCGTTCCCGCGTTTTCTGTCGAGCGTACCCAGGAGCTTTTGTACGAACTCGACCAGCTCATTACGAATGGGGAGATCCCAAAGGTTCCCATTTATCTTGATAGTCCGCTCGCCATCCGCGCCACGGAGATTTATCGACACTATAAAGATTATCTGTTGCTTGACCATCCCGCGATTGCCGGCCACGATTTCTTTGCGTTTCCTGGCCTGCACGAGACGCTTCATACGGACGCTTCAAAGGCGATCAACGAGGATCACCGGCCGAAGATTATTATTGCTGGGAACGGCATGATGACCGGTGGGCGAGTACTGCATCATCTTATTCGCTATTTGCCTGACCCGAAGTCCGGTTTGCTCGTCGTCGGTTTCCAGGCGCCGGGCACGCTCGGGCGACGAATCCAGGAGCGCGTGCCAACTGTTAAAATTTTTGGCGAGGAGATTACTGTACAGGCTGAGGTGGGGAATATTGAGTCTTTCTCGGCGCACGGCGATAGAGCGAAGCTCGCGCGTTGGCTGCATGCCAAAGCCGGACATATTGAAAAGGTATTTTTAGTGCACGGGGAAATGCACACCAAAGAAGAATTTAAAAAGTACCTCGGTCAGACCATGTCTGCCGAGATACTCATTCCTCGCTTGAACGAGGTGTTTGAATTGTAG
- a CDS encoding alanine--tRNA ligase produces the protein MITANDLRKKYVEFFKSKNHVEIPSASVVPENDPTVLFTTAGMHPLVPYLLGEPHPAGKRLVDYQRCIRTGDIDDVGDDTHLTFFTMLGNWSLGDYFKKESIEWSFEFLTNSEWLNIPLSHLSFTVFEGDANTPFDQEAYDHWIRLGVSPERIAKLGKEDNWWGPAGKTGPCGPDTEIFYWVGKGEPTGNKGTHSKEWMEIWNNVFMQFNKQEDGTLLPLENGSVDTGMGMERTIVALQHRSNVYETELFSSVLKKLEELSGFEYAAAPETMKSMRIIADHLRAASIMFMDGVEPSNKDQGYILRRLIRRAIRHAKKLGIDTQKLIAPIVDEIVSSLGEAYPKLVEKRDVIVLGVETEAKKFEKTLAQGLREFQKMFEKNKAISGEDAFNLYQSYGFPLEVTHELAHEQGQEVDREAFAAEFKKHQDLSRQGAEKKFAGGLADHSVETTRLHTATHLLHQALRNVLGDHVEQRGSNITAERLRFDFSHNTKMTPEEIAKVEAIVNEQIKKDMTVTAAQLSVEEAKASGAIGLFEDKYANIGGKINVYTIGDFSKEICGGPHVQHTGELGGFKIQKEEAVSSGVRRIKAILG, from the coding sequence ATGATCACTGCGAATGACCTCAGAAAGAAGTACGTTGAGTTCTTCAAATCAAAGAACCACGTGGAAATCCCCTCGGCGTCTGTTGTTCCGGAAAATGACCCAACGGTGCTTTTTACGACTGCAGGCATGCACCCCTTAGTGCCGTATCTTTTGGGCGAGCCGCATCCAGCGGGAAAGAGACTCGTCGACTATCAGCGTTGTATCCGCACTGGCGATATTGATGATGTGGGCGATGACACTCATCTAACATTTTTTACAATGTTGGGAAACTGGTCGCTCGGCGATTATTTTAAGAAGGAGTCTATCGAGTGGAGCTTCGAGTTTTTGACGAATTCCGAATGGCTGAATATTCCGCTCTCGCACTTGTCGTTTACTGTTTTCGAGGGAGACGCGAATACGCCATTTGATCAAGAAGCCTATGATCATTGGATTCGTCTAGGAGTTTCACCGGAAAGAATCGCCAAACTCGGCAAAGAAGATAACTGGTGGGGACCGGCAGGGAAGACTGGCCCATGCGGTCCGGACACAGAGATTTTTTATTGGGTAGGGAAGGGCGAGCCGACCGGCAACAAAGGCACGCATTCCAAAGAATGGATGGAGATTTGGAATAACGTGTTCATGCAGTTTAACAAGCAGGAAGACGGCACATTGTTGCCACTCGAGAACGGGAGTGTAGACACGGGAATGGGCATGGAACGGACGATCGTTGCGCTGCAGCACCGCTCGAACGTGTACGAGACCGAACTGTTTTCAAGCGTGCTCAAGAAACTCGAAGAACTGTCTGGTTTTGAATATGCCGCTGCGCCAGAGACGATGAAGTCGATGAGAATTATTGCAGATCATCTTCGCGCTGCCTCAATCATGTTCATGGACGGTGTTGAACCGAGCAACAAGGACCAGGGCTATATTCTCCGCCGATTAATTCGTCGCGCGATTCGTCACGCCAAGAAGCTGGGTATCGATACACAGAAACTGATTGCGCCAATTGTCGATGAAATTGTTTCTTCACTCGGTGAAGCGTATCCAAAGCTGGTCGAGAAGCGCGACGTGATTGTACTTGGCGTTGAGACTGAAGCGAAGAAGTTCGAGAAAACACTCGCCCAGGGACTGCGCGAATTCCAGAAGATGTTTGAGAAGAACAAGGCTATTTCCGGCGAAGATGCGTTTAATCTGTACCAGTCGTACGGTTTTCCACTCGAAGTAACACACGAGCTTGCACATGAGCAGGGACAGGAGGTTGATCGCGAGGCTTTCGCCGCTGAATTCAAGAAGCACCAGGACCTGTCCCGACAAGGAGCAGAGAAGAAATTCGCCGGTGGTCTTGCCGATCACTCGGTAGAGACGACGAGACTCCACACCGCAACGCATTTGCTTCACCAGGCTCTTCGAAACGTTCTCGGCGACCATGTAGAACAGCGCGGCAGCAATATTACTGCTGAGCGTTTGCGTTTCGATTTTTCGCATAACACCAAGATGACACCGGAGGAGATAGCGAAGGTTGAGGCTATCGTCAACGAGCAGATTAAGAAGGACATGACCGTGACTGCGGCGCAGTTGAGTGTGGAGGAGGCTAAAGCATCTGGAGCGATCGGCTTGTTCGAAGACAAATACGCGAATATCGGCGGGAAGATTAATGTCTATACAATCGGTGATTTTTCAAAAGAAATTTGCGGCGGTCCGCATGTGCAACACACCGGTGAGCTTGGTGGCTTCAAGATCCAGAAAGAAGAAGCCGTCTCCTCGGGCGTGAGACGTATCAAGGCGATCTTGGGCTAA
- the rlmD gene encoding 23S rRNA (uracil(1939)-C(5))-methyltransferase RlmD, with amino-acid sequence MQCPNPERCGSCGWSHIPYEKQLKQKLADINGSFAIKKLDLKVEEIAASPVTHHYRNRMDFVIDWQGNVGLREKGKWWSVIDNHPCFIADQKIEDAFFISRDWAKKCGLSFYDRKANVGFLRYAVIRSTTLGETMIIIVTSAPKDADEEAAAKKALEELAATSKATTVVWSINHTISDVSFGDELRTISGPGMIEESIAGYRFRISPNAFFQTNPQGAAQLLDTVREFATNGAVGTTKKTLMDLYCGTGFFAVALAASFKRTLGVEMVKEAIVDAKVNAELNNASIEFHDVKTEDFDWMKTGADVVILDPPRGGMVDKVLQDVIAAKPETIVYVSCNYKNFAREMVILEKYYDVEAMRAIDMFPHTPHVELVTKLVRKA; translated from the coding sequence ATGCAATGTCCTAATCCCGAACGCTGCGGCTCCTGCGGCTGGTCACACATCCCGTACGAGAAACAGCTCAAACAAAAACTTGCCGACATCAATGGCTCGTTTGCCATTAAGAAGCTCGATCTCAAAGTCGAAGAAATCGCCGCCTCCCCCGTCACCCATCATTACCGCAACCGAATGGACTTTGTTATCGACTGGCAAGGCAACGTAGGCCTGCGCGAAAAGGGCAAATGGTGGAGCGTCATCGACAATCACCCCTGCTTCATTGCCGATCAAAAAATCGAAGACGCGTTCTTCATCTCCCGCGACTGGGCCAAGAAGTGCGGCCTTTCTTTCTACGACCGCAAAGCCAATGTAGGCTTCTTGCGTTACGCAGTAATCCGCTCAACAACGCTCGGCGAGACCATGATCATCATCGTCACGAGCGCGCCTAAGGACGCAGACGAGGAAGCTGCGGCAAAGAAAGCCCTCGAAGAACTCGCCGCTACATCGAAAGCAACCACCGTCGTGTGGTCGATCAATCACACCATCAGTGATGTCTCTTTCGGCGACGAGCTCAGAACCATCTCTGGTCCTGGAATGATCGAGGAATCCATCGCCGGCTACCGCTTCCGCATTTCCCCAAACGCCTTCTTCCAGACAAACCCCCAGGGCGCGGCTCAGCTCCTTGATACGGTTCGCGAGTTCGCCACGAATGGCGCCGTCGGCACAACCAAGAAGACCCTCATGGACTTGTATTGTGGCACCGGCTTCTTCGCCGTCGCTCTCGCCGCCTCATTCAAGCGCACGCTTGGCGTTGAGATGGTTAAAGAGGCAATTGTCGACGCTAAAGTAAACGCCGAGCTCAATAACGCGAGCATCGAGTTCCATGACGTAAAAACCGAAGACTTCGACTGGATGAAAACCGGCGCGGATGTAGTTATCCTCGACCCGCCCCGCGGAGGTATGGTCGACAAAGTTCTCCAAGACGTTATCGCAGCCAAGCCAGAAACAATCGTCTACGTCTCTTGTAACTACAAGAACTTTGCCCGTGAAATGGTAATCCTCGAAAAATACTACGATGTCGAGGCCATGAGAGCTATCGACATGTTCCCCCACACGCCGCATGTGGAGCTTGTCACCAAGCTGGTGCGTAAAGCGTAA